The following proteins come from a genomic window of Chthoniobacterales bacterium:
- the tilS gene encoding tRNA lysidine(34) synthetase TilS: protein MELSLPSELVARFPSTHRYLIGVSGGRDSVALLDALLHAGYRRLVVCHLDHQLRGRASMADAKFVKTLAAKLKLECEIGRTNVAALAKRTRQSIETAGRNARYEFFARIARRHRCRTLFLGHHADDLVETFLLNLFRGAGPAGLSAMRPVATREVNRLQLTIVRPLLGISRTEIDSYVRERGLKYRDDATNDSVAPMRNRVRHRIIPYIEKELNRNVTRALWRAATIAADEAEWADSLLDASPAESRDLSVKELRHEPRALQRRRIQRWLQNRGVVDLDFDTIELVRALIEPDAPRAKTNLPRDRHARRRAGKLFLE, encoded by the coding sequence GTGGAGCTTTCTTTGCCATCGGAATTGGTCGCCAGGTTTCCGTCCACCCACCGCTACCTGATTGGCGTTTCCGGCGGCCGGGATTCCGTTGCGCTTCTGGACGCGCTCCTCCACGCCGGATACCGGCGGCTTGTCGTTTGCCATCTCGATCATCAGTTACGCGGACGCGCCAGCATGGCCGACGCGAAATTCGTCAAAACTCTCGCGGCGAAATTGAAACTGGAATGCGAAATCGGCCGGACCAATGTCGCGGCGCTGGCGAAGCGAACCAGGCAATCGATCGAAACCGCCGGGCGCAACGCTCGTTACGAATTCTTCGCCAGAATCGCCCGGCGCCACCGTTGCCGGACCCTCTTTCTCGGCCATCACGCCGACGACCTCGTTGAAACATTCCTCCTGAATTTGTTCCGCGGCGCGGGACCGGCCGGGCTCAGCGCCATGCGGCCGGTCGCGACGCGCGAGGTCAATCGCCTTCAGCTCACAATCGTCCGGCCGCTCCTCGGGATCAGCCGAACTGAAATCGACTCTTATGTTAGAGAACGTGGCTTGAAATACCGCGACGACGCGACAAACGATTCCGTCGCCCCGATGCGCAATCGGGTGCGTCATCGGATCATTCCCTATATTGAGAAGGAACTGAACCGGAATGTCACCCGCGCCCTCTGGCGCGCGGCCACGATCGCGGCCGATGAAGCGGAGTGGGCCGACTCCTTGCTCGACGCCAGTCCAGCCGAAAGTCGCGATTTGTCGGTGAAGGAGTTGCGCCACGAGCCGCGGGCCCTGCAACGCAGGAGAATTCAGCGCTGGCTCCAAAATCGCGGGGTGGTCGATCTCGATTTCGACACGATCGAGCTGGTCCGAGCGTTGATCGAGCCCGACGCTCCCCGAGCAAAGACCAACCTGCCCAGAGACCGTCACGCTCGCCGCCGGGCGGGGAAGCTGTTTTTGGAGTAA
- a CDS encoding efflux RND transporter periplasmic adaptor subunit, translated as MKSRTAKLFRGRPLLSAIAGLLLIFAAVAGIKVLQIRKMMSTPMVMPPTTVSSAKVTEENWPPLFSSVGTISAVQGATVSAELAGTVAEVKFENGGVAKRGDVLVRLDASSEEAQLRSAEAELELARSDLARARDLATRNVVSKAELDSAESKSKQKEGVVNNMRSMISKKEVLAPFDGQLGIRQVNVGQMVTAGQQVVSLQALDPLYVDFALPQQYLPKLTAGLEVRIQTDVVPGRDFSGKLTALNSSVDPVTRNVTLQATIENKDHMLRPGMFAKVEVVLPEKQKTLVVPGSAISYAPYGDSVYVIENKKDEKTGKESQVLRQQFVRVGEARGDFVSVTKGLEPGQQIVSTGVFKLRNGMAVVINNDLAPKPQLNPKPADT; from the coding sequence GTGAAAAGTCGCACCGCTAAACTCTTCCGCGGCAGACCGCTCCTTTCCGCGATTGCCGGATTACTGCTCATTTTCGCGGCCGTCGCCGGGATCAAGGTGCTGCAAATCCGCAAGATGATGTCGACGCCGATGGTGATGCCGCCTACGACGGTATCGAGCGCGAAAGTCACCGAAGAGAATTGGCCTCCGCTTTTTTCGTCGGTCGGCACCATCTCAGCCGTGCAAGGCGCGACCGTTTCCGCGGAGCTGGCCGGCACCGTGGCCGAGGTTAAATTCGAGAACGGCGGGGTAGCAAAACGAGGGGACGTTCTGGTTCGACTGGATGCTTCGTCGGAGGAAGCGCAGTTGCGGAGCGCCGAAGCGGAACTGGAATTGGCGCGCTCGGATCTGGCGCGGGCGCGCGACCTGGCGACGCGCAACGTTGTTTCGAAAGCGGAACTGGATTCCGCGGAATCGAAATCGAAACAGAAGGAAGGCGTCGTCAACAACATGCGATCGATGATTTCGAAGAAGGAAGTGCTGGCGCCGTTCGACGGACAGTTGGGCATCCGGCAGGTGAACGTTGGCCAAATGGTGACGGCGGGCCAGCAGGTCGTGTCGCTCCAGGCGCTCGATCCGCTCTACGTCGATTTCGCCCTGCCGCAGCAATACCTGCCGAAGTTGACCGCCGGTCTCGAAGTGCGCATTCAAACCGACGTCGTGCCCGGGCGCGACTTCAGCGGAAAACTGACCGCGCTCAATTCCTCGGTCGACCCGGTGACGCGAAACGTCACCCTGCAGGCGACGATCGAAAACAAGGACCACATGCTCCGGCCGGGGATGTTCGCCAAAGTCGAAGTGGTATTGCCGGAGAAACAGAAGACACTCGTCGTTCCGGGCAGCGCGATCTCCTACGCGCCCTACGGCGATTCGGTTTACGTCATCGAGAATAAGAAGGACGAAAAGACGGGAAAAGAATCCCAGGTGTTACGACAGCAATTCGTCCGGGTCGGGGAAGCACGCGGAGATTTTGTTTCGGTCACCAAAGGGCTTGAGCCAGGGCAGCAGATCGTGAGCACCGGGGTGTTCAAATTGCGCAATGGCATGGCGGTCGTAATCAACAACGATCTCGCGCCGAAACCGCAGTTGAATCCCAAGCCTGCAGACACCTAA
- a CDS encoding glutamine--tRNA ligase/YqeY domain fusion protein: MTTPNEDPTPSDFIRDIVIEDLKAGKHAQICTRFPPEPNGYLHIGHAKSICLNFGVAHEFNGVCNIRMDDTNPTKEETEYVDSIMADVHWLIDGWADKNLGGAPLYTSDYFDQHYDYAVELVRKGKAYVDEMPADQTDEYRRLGRESPFRDRPVEENLDLLARMKAGEFPDGAKTLRAKIDMQAPNVWLRDPVLYRIRHAEHHHTGNKWCIYPMYDWAHTLSDYLEGITHSLCTLEFEVHRPLYEWILESLELPAPRPRQIEFARLNLTYTVMSKRKLIQLVKEGLVNGWDDPRMITISGFRRRGVTASAIRAFAYNIGITKYPSLNEMALLEHAVREEFNRTAERRLGVLKPIKVVLTNYPEGKTEQLDAVNNPENPDSGTRKIPFGRELFIDSADFTETPPPKYFRLKPGGEVRLKYAYIIKCDEVVKDAAGSVTELRCTADLESKSGGATSNRKVKGTIHWVSAADAVEAEVRLYDRLFTVPEPDADGGDFKSFINPSSLETVRAKCEPSLADADPNARYQFERLGYFALDPDSKPGALVFNRTIPLKDTWAKAGGRAP; the protein is encoded by the coding sequence ATGACCACGCCCAACGAGGATCCAACACCTTCCGATTTTATCCGCGACATCGTGATTGAGGATTTGAAGGCGGGGAAGCACGCCCAGATTTGCACCCGTTTTCCGCCCGAGCCGAATGGCTATCTCCACATCGGGCACGCCAAATCGATCTGTCTCAACTTCGGCGTCGCGCACGAATTCAACGGCGTCTGCAACATCCGGATGGACGACACCAATCCGACGAAGGAAGAAACGGAATACGTCGATTCCATCATGGCGGACGTCCATTGGTTAATCGACGGCTGGGCCGACAAAAACCTCGGCGGCGCGCCGCTCTACACCTCCGACTATTTCGACCAGCACTACGACTACGCCGTCGAGCTCGTCCGCAAGGGAAAGGCTTACGTCGATGAGATGCCGGCGGATCAAACCGATGAATACCGCCGCCTTGGGAGGGAAAGTCCCTTCCGCGATCGACCGGTCGAGGAGAATCTCGATTTGCTCGCGCGAATGAAGGCCGGCGAATTCCCGGACGGCGCGAAGACCCTGCGGGCGAAGATCGACATGCAGGCGCCGAACGTCTGGCTACGCGACCCGGTGCTCTACCGCATCCGTCACGCCGAGCATCATCACACCGGCAACAAATGGTGCATTTATCCGATGTATGACTGGGCCCACACCCTGAGCGATTACCTTGAAGGCATTACCCATTCGCTCTGCACCCTCGAGTTCGAAGTGCATCGCCCGCTTTACGAATGGATTCTTGAATCTCTCGAGCTCCCCGCGCCGCGCCCGCGCCAGATCGAGTTCGCGCGCCTGAACCTCACTTACACCGTGATGAGCAAGCGCAAGCTCATCCAGCTCGTCAAAGAAGGTTTGGTCAATGGCTGGGACGATCCGCGCATGATCACTATTTCCGGTTTTCGCCGGCGGGGAGTGACGGCGAGCGCCATTCGCGCCTTCGCCTACAACATCGGGATCACGAAATACCCGAGCTTGAACGAGATGGCCTTGCTCGAACATGCCGTCCGCGAGGAATTCAACCGCACCGCGGAACGCCGCCTCGGCGTGCTGAAGCCGATCAAGGTCGTGCTAACAAATTATCCGGAGGGAAAAACCGAGCAGCTCGACGCGGTCAACAATCCGGAGAATCCGGATAGTGGCACCCGGAAAATCCCGTTTGGCCGCGAGCTGTTTATCGACAGCGCCGATTTCACGGAAACGCCGCCGCCGAAATATTTTCGGTTAAAACCGGGCGGCGAAGTGCGGCTCAAATACGCCTACATCATCAAGTGCGATGAGGTGGTGAAGGACGCGGCCGGAAGCGTGACGGAACTGCGTTGCACCGCGGATCTCGAAAGCAAATCGGGCGGCGCCACCTCAAACCGGAAGGTGAAAGGAACGATCCACTGGGTCAGTGCGGCGGACGCCGTCGAAGCCGAGGTGCGGCTCTACGATCGGCTCTTCACGGTTCCAGAGCCGGACGCCGACGGCGGCGATTTCAAATCGTTCATTAATCCAAGCTCGCTCGAAACGGTCCGGGCCAAGTGCGAGCCGTCGTTAGCCGATGCCGATCCCAACGCGCGCTACCAGTTCGAGCGGCTCGGTTATTTCGCGCTCGATCCCGATTCCAAGCCAGGCGCGCTGGTCTTCAATCGGACCATCCCGCTGAAAGATACCTGGGCGAAAGCGGGCGGACGGGCGCCGTAG
- a CDS encoding TetR/AcrR family transcriptional regulator encodes MRRTTRAAHQQTRSRETAVRLLQAAEQVLEKRGLEGASVPEIARRAGVSPASIYRRFVDKDGLLREVFERFFERSIQANDEALQPSRWKAGSLEEAVCTLVSGMVAAYSQRPGLLRAVISYSEKHPDSAFRRRAVDLRERSLAGIENVILLHKKEIKHPQPQKAVRIALQLVSLALKERIRPGDKRGGPRLSAEELGKELTRMFLGYLKAPLL; translated from the coding sequence ATGAGACGAACAACCCGGGCGGCGCATCAGCAAACCCGCAGCAGGGAGACCGCGGTTCGCCTCCTCCAGGCGGCGGAGCAAGTCCTCGAAAAGCGCGGCCTGGAAGGCGCCTCTGTCCCGGAAATCGCGCGGCGGGCCGGGGTCTCACCCGCCAGCATTTATCGCCGCTTTGTCGACAAGGACGGGCTCCTCCGTGAAGTCTTTGAGCGGTTCTTTGAGCGCTCAATCCAGGCCAATGACGAAGCGCTTCAACCCTCCCGGTGGAAAGCAGGATCCCTGGAAGAAGCGGTCTGCACCCTGGTCAGCGGGATGGTGGCGGCCTACAGCCAGCGACCCGGCCTCCTCCGGGCCGTCATTTCCTATTCCGAGAAACATCCCGACTCGGCTTTTCGCCGCCGAGCCGTCGACCTGCGCGAGCGTTCCCTGGCCGGCATCGAAAACGTGATCCTTCTGCACAAGAAAGAGATCAAACACCCTCAGCCGCAGAAAGCGGTTCGGATCGCCTTGCAACTGGTGTCGCTGGCTTTGAAGGAACGAATTCGGCCGGGCGACAAACGAGGCGGGCCGAGGCTGTCGGCGGAAGAACTGGGGAAAGAACTGACCCGGATGTTCCTGGGTTATTTGAAGGCGCCTCTTCTGTAG
- the aroE gene encoding shikimate dehydrogenase, with product MKDIFTLADLQGVSFKKAKPPVRLGVFGQPVAHSLSPQMQNAALKEADLAMQYARFEIAPDELKPALELLPQLDFAGVNLTVPHKVAAVALVHELDEAAREIGAINTIKVEAGKLRGFNTDGRGFAQAIREEFAVDLRDLRILLLGAGGAARAIAWQCARENCERLVVANRDAGKGGALVEELRPFFAGPRVLGPVARLQSVALDEAALRFQIANTDLVVNATPLGLNRNDSLPIPARLLEPHLMVYDTVYSGRPTAFVTGAIESGARGANGLSMLLHQGALAFEIWFDRPAPIEAMRKALR from the coding sequence GTGAAGGACATCTTTACGCTGGCCGATCTGCAAGGCGTCTCTTTTAAGAAGGCGAAGCCTCCGGTCCGCCTCGGCGTTTTCGGCCAACCGGTGGCGCACTCGCTTTCGCCGCAAATGCAGAACGCGGCCTTGAAGGAAGCCGACCTCGCGATGCAATACGCTCGCTTCGAGATCGCGCCGGACGAACTTAAGCCAGCGCTCGAGTTGCTGCCGCAACTGGATTTCGCCGGCGTGAACCTGACGGTGCCGCACAAGGTTGCGGCGGTGGCGTTGGTTCACGAATTGGACGAGGCGGCGCGTGAGATCGGCGCCATCAACACGATCAAAGTCGAGGCAGGGAAGCTACGCGGCTTCAATACCGACGGACGGGGGTTCGCCCAGGCGATTCGGGAAGAGTTCGCGGTCGATCTGCGCGATTTGCGGATTCTTCTCCTCGGGGCAGGGGGAGCCGCGAGGGCGATCGCGTGGCAATGTGCCAGGGAAAATTGCGAGCGATTGGTGGTGGCGAATCGCGATGCCGGAAAAGGTGGCGCGCTGGTCGAGGAGTTGCGCCCGTTCTTTGCCGGGCCGCGAGTGCTCGGGCCGGTCGCGCGACTCCAGTCGGTCGCGCTCGACGAGGCGGCGTTGCGTTTTCAGATCGCGAATACGGATCTGGTGGTGAACGCGACGCCGCTTGGTCTTAATCGAAACGATTCCTTGCCGATACCGGCCCGATTGCTCGAGCCGCATTTAATGGTCTACGACACCGTCTACTCGGGCCGCCCGACGGCTTTTGTCACCGGCGCAATCGAGTCCGGTGCGCGTGGGGCCAACGGGCTCTCGATGTTGCTGCACCAGGGCGCG
- a CDS encoding S41 family peptidase, whose protein sequence is MTTAASAFSPATAAPAGSSTIFDNVAAILRDRFYEKEFREERLPALIEKYRPNSGSPSDLRSQRAAAEKLLSQVPASHLGLLSEASFHYLVAELTGQPQPTFGFQLVRIQDSYFTFFVLEGGPAALAGIHPWERVVSIDGTPTAEYPRLDWAQKDAYLPVDRDPPIHSILGRSDDEISIVLERRRGDQRTVRVKARPYSALQAARASARTIQVGGQSAGYVHFWFIHSTGVAEMLRELFAGEFAEAAGLLLDLRGRGGNGVVVPDILQILSEWNRPIVALTDRQSRSAKDALAYEFKERHLALLVGEKTAGAVIPASFAPVGEKTMLMFPSFTLGEYTRKLELQGGVAPDILVERAGPYSAGDDPIFERGKAELARLLETAPRNSRSISPAGPIQPHSSRPAAKELPALSELIEKMTDALGGEKTLRTHLHRTLRGTAELVGLPMKGPYLQKASAPNRSLIEMNLGDLLVRQGFDGAIAWSDTPMTGKTIVTGAAADLIQQQAQFFGPLDLVNFNREVIILGFAVFDEKQCLELKLTGQGGGISFLYVDTETFLSAGTKTSVPTPIGPVETKTYLRKYRDFDGFKTATEIFIESSVQRQLIKIDEVTFDEIPASEFSPPADSR, encoded by the coding sequence ATGACTACCGCCGCTTCCGCCTTCTCTCCTGCGACCGCCGCCCCCGCCGGGTCGTCCACCATCTTCGACAACGTCGCCGCCATTCTCCGCGACCGCTTTTACGAAAAGGAATTCCGCGAAGAACGCCTTCCCGCCTTGATCGAGAAATATCGCCCGAATTCCGGGTCGCCTTCCGACCTCAGATCGCAACGGGCCGCGGCCGAGAAACTCCTGTCTCAGGTTCCGGCTTCGCATCTCGGGCTGCTCTCGGAAGCGAGTTTCCATTACCTGGTCGCCGAACTAACCGGACAACCTCAGCCGACCTTCGGGTTCCAGTTGGTTCGAATTCAGGACAGCTACTTCACGTTCTTCGTCCTTGAAGGAGGGCCCGCTGCCCTGGCCGGGATTCATCCGTGGGAGCGGGTCGTTTCCATCGATGGGACGCCGACCGCGGAGTACCCCCGCCTTGATTGGGCCCAAAAGGACGCTTACCTGCCCGTCGATCGCGATCCGCCGATCCATTCCATCCTTGGTCGAAGCGATGACGAGATCTCGATCGTCCTTGAGCGGCGCCGAGGCGACCAACGCACTGTCCGCGTAAAGGCGCGTCCCTATTCCGCCCTGCAAGCCGCCCGGGCCAGCGCCCGAACGATCCAGGTCGGCGGCCAGTCAGCCGGCTACGTTCATTTCTGGTTCATTCATTCAACCGGCGTGGCCGAAATGCTGCGGGAATTGTTTGCCGGCGAATTTGCCGAGGCCGCCGGACTTCTCCTCGATCTGCGGGGGCGTGGTGGCAACGGCGTGGTCGTTCCCGACATCCTTCAGATTCTATCGGAATGGAATCGCCCAATTGTTGCGTTGACCGATCGCCAGTCGCGGAGCGCGAAAGATGCGCTCGCCTATGAGTTCAAGGAGCGGCACCTCGCCCTCCTCGTCGGGGAAAAGACGGCGGGAGCTGTGATTCCCGCCAGCTTCGCGCCCGTGGGCGAGAAGACGATGTTGATGTTTCCATCGTTCACCCTTGGCGAATACACCCGGAAACTGGAACTCCAAGGTGGCGTCGCGCCGGACATCCTGGTCGAGCGGGCGGGCCCGTATTCGGCCGGGGACGATCCGATCTTCGAACGCGGGAAAGCGGAGTTAGCGCGTCTTTTGGAAACCGCGCCGCGCAATTCGCGATCGATCAGTCCTGCGGGACCCATTCAGCCGCATTCGTCCCGGCCGGCGGCAAAGGAGCTGCCCGCCTTGTCCGAGCTAATCGAGAAAATGACGGACGCGCTGGGCGGAGAAAAGACGCTCCGCACGCATCTGCACCGGACGCTTCGGGGCACGGCTGAGCTGGTCGGTTTGCCGATGAAGGGCCCTTACCTGCAAAAAGCGAGCGCACCCAATCGCTCACTCATCGAGATGAATCTGGGTGACCTCCTGGTCCGGCAGGGCTTCGATGGCGCGATCGCATGGTCCGATACGCCAATGACCGGAAAGACGATCGTGACCGGCGCCGCCGCGGACCTGATTCAGCAACAGGCGCAGTTCTTTGGACCGCTGGATTTGGTCAACTTTAACCGGGAAGTGATCATCCTCGGCTTCGCTGTTTTTGACGAAAAACAATGCCTCGAACTGAAGCTCACTGGGCAGGGAGGCGGGATATCGTTCTTGTACGTGGACACTGAAACATTTCTCTCTGCAGGAACGAAAACGAGCGTCCCAACGCCGATCGGTCCCGTGGAGACTAAAACATATTTGAGGAAATACCGTGACTTCGACGGGTTCAAGACTGCGACTGAGATTTTCATCGAGAGCAGCGTGCAGCGGCAATTGATCAAGATCGACGAGGTGACTTTCGACGAAATTCCGGCTTCGGAATTTTCTCCGCCGGCGGATTCCAGGTGA
- a CDS encoding TetR/AcrR family transcriptional regulator: protein MAQNPIEIGPDRRTQILEAAIVCFAKHGFHQASMHDISAEAGISVGLIYRYFANKEAVISAMADRHKQEIHDLLERAQQAPTLFESLEILFTAHCCENSPKVLSAFVVDLYAEASRNSKVADLVRDVLRTAMEGVTDLIARSPEAKQGAAHGLQPHELAELIFAVARGMLMFDVLQPQEMTAAERRTHQLEVTRRLWRLLFKTESEPVYA, encoded by the coding sequence ATGGCCCAGAACCCAATAGAGATTGGTCCCGATCGTCGCACCCAAATCCTTGAGGCTGCCATCGTTTGCTTCGCCAAACACGGCTTTCACCAGGCCAGCATGCACGATATCAGCGCCGAGGCCGGGATCAGCGTGGGCCTCATCTATCGCTATTTTGCCAACAAGGAGGCCGTCATCTCCGCCATGGCCGACCGCCACAAGCAGGAGATCCACGATCTCCTCGAGCGGGCCCAACAGGCCCCCACTCTCTTTGAGTCGCTTGAAATTTTGTTCACCGCCCACTGCTGCGAGAATTCGCCCAAGGTTCTGTCGGCCTTCGTCGTGGATCTTTACGCTGAGGCCTCCCGCAATTCCAAGGTCGCCGACCTGGTGCGCGACGTTTTGCGCACCGCGATGGAAGGCGTGACCGACCTGATCGCGCGTTCGCCTGAAGCCAAACAAGGGGCAGCCCATGGCCTGCAACCGCATGAGTTGGCCGAACTAATTTTCGCCGTCGCGCGCGGGATGCTGATGTTCGACGTTCTCCAGCCGCAGGAAATGACAGCGGCCGAACGCCGGACGCATCAGCTCGAAGTAACCCGGAGGCTCTGGCGGCTCCTGTTCAAGACGGAAAGCGAACCAGTCTATGCATGA
- a CDS encoding glutamate--tRNA ligase family protein, with translation MTSPIRVRFAPSPTGYLHIGGARTALFNWLHAKHTGGALVLRIEDTDRARNTEEAARAIYDGLRWLGLDWDEGPEVGGNFGPYFQSQREEIYQSYLEKLRGAGRVYDDGGSVRFRFIREKVVVDDTICGRVEFDLSDAETNPDMTIRRPDGSWIFHFVNVVDDIEMKISDVIRGEDHLSNTPKHIQLYRALQAPLPRFAHIPLILNLDGSKMSKRDQGASLITYIENGYLPEAVRNFLCLLGWSPKDDREKLDLGEVVQLFDLAKVHHKNAAFDLEKCTWLNGEYLRELSDERFREMGQQALERAGFDLSQFAPDYVRAALDTCKGKFRIFNELPAYGGFYFRDEFEYNPEGAAKHFVPENKPRLEAVRGAFASLEVFDAANLETTLKATAANLGLKVGALVHPTRLAVTGSNAGPSLYHLLEILGKEKVLARIDRALGTF, from the coding sequence ATGACCTCGCCAATTCGCGTCCGCTTCGCCCCATCGCCTACCGGCTATTTGCATATCGGCGGAGCGCGCACCGCGCTCTTCAACTGGCTGCACGCGAAACATACCGGCGGCGCTCTCGTGTTGCGAATCGAAGACACTGATCGGGCGCGGAACACGGAGGAAGCCGCCCGCGCCATTTACGACGGGTTGCGGTGGCTCGGCCTCGACTGGGATGAAGGCCCGGAAGTCGGCGGGAATTTCGGGCCGTATTTTCAAAGTCAGCGCGAGGAGATTTATCAGAGTTATCTCGAAAAGCTGCGCGGGGCGGGCCGGGTATATGACGACGGGGGCTCGGTCCGGTTTCGTTTTATTCGAGAGAAGGTGGTTGTCGACGACACCATTTGCGGTCGCGTCGAGTTCGACCTTTCGGACGCGGAAACGAACCCGGACATGACCATTCGCCGTCCGGACGGCTCGTGGATTTTTCATTTCGTCAACGTTGTGGACGACATCGAGATGAAAATTTCCGATGTGATCCGCGGCGAGGACCATCTTTCCAATACGCCGAAGCACATCCAGCTCTATCGCGCGCTCCAGGCGCCACTGCCGCGCTTCGCCCACATCCCGCTCATCCTGAATCTGGACGGTTCGAAGATGAGCAAGCGCGACCAGGGGGCGAGCCTCATCACTTATATCGAGAACGGTTACCTGCCGGAAGCAGTGCGCAATTTTCTTTGCCTGCTCGGCTGGTCACCGAAGGACGATCGAGAAAAGCTCGATCTCGGCGAGGTGGTCCAGTTGTTCGATCTGGCGAAGGTCCACCACAAGAACGCGGCGTTCGACCTCGAGAAATGCACCTGGCTCAACGGCGAATATCTGCGCGAGCTAAGCGACGAACGATTTCGCGAAATGGGACAACAGGCTCTCGAACGGGCCGGGTTCGATCTCTCACAATTTGCGCCCGACTACGTCCGCGCCGCGCTCGATACCTGCAAAGGCAAGTTTCGCATCTTCAATGAGCTGCCGGCTTACGGCGGTTTTTATTTCCGGGACGAATTCGAATACAACCCGGAAGGCGCGGCGAAACATTTCGTGCCGGAAAACAAGCCGCGGCTGGAAGCGGTCCGCGGCGCATTTGCCAGCCTGGAAGTTTTCGACGCCGCCAACCTGGAAACGACACTCAAAGCGACCGCCGCAAATCTTGGCCTGAAAGTCGGCGCGCTGGTTCATCCGACGCGTTTGGCCGTCACGGGCAGTAATGCCGGGCCGAGCCTTTACCATCTTTTGGAGATTCTCGGGAAAGAGAAGGTGCTCGCCCGGATCGATCGCGCGCTTGGCACGTTCTAA